Proteins encoded within one genomic window of Phototrophicus methaneseepsis:
- the iolG gene encoding inositol 2-dehydrogenase, giving the protein MSTTNPHTNSKIKVAVIGLGRMGQVYGTHVARQIDGASLVAVCDMRPEVTGLFADQFNGVRVYPTVAALLEQRDIDAVIVATPTSTHREVVIAAAEAGKAIFCEKPTALTLAATDEMIHAVEKAGVLFQVGFMRRFDKGYAAARARIEAGEIGQPVMIRSVGRDPFPTSLDYANPAMSGGLIIDMGIHDFDAVRWLMQSDIARVYTEATSLVYPELQTVGDVDTAVISLRFANEAVGNVEVSRTAIYGYDIQCEIVGTEGTLHIGYLRETPLLLMNKAGVHHDVVPHFPERFGPAYTAQIEHFVECLRQGKAPIVTPQDARAALQASVAATISQHEGRIVYVDDVR; this is encoded by the coding sequence ATGTCCACGACAAATCCCCATACAAATTCCAAGATTAAGGTCGCTGTTATCGGGTTAGGGCGCATGGGCCAGGTTTATGGGACCCATGTCGCTCGGCAGATTGATGGTGCTTCCCTGGTGGCTGTCTGTGATATGCGCCCGGAAGTGACAGGCCTCTTTGCAGATCAGTTCAATGGTGTACGCGTCTATCCGACTGTGGCGGCGTTGTTGGAGCAGCGTGATATTGATGCGGTTATCGTCGCAACCCCGACCAGTACGCATCGTGAGGTGGTCATTGCGGCAGCAGAAGCCGGGAAGGCGATTTTTTGCGAGAAGCCGACGGCCCTGACGCTTGCCGCTACAGATGAGATGATTCATGCTGTAGAAAAAGCGGGTGTGCTGTTCCAGGTTGGGTTTATGCGGCGCTTCGATAAGGGATATGCCGCAGCCAGGGCACGTATTGAGGCCGGTGAAATTGGGCAGCCTGTGATGATTCGCTCTGTTGGCCGGGATCCATTTCCTACAAGCCTGGATTATGCCAATCCGGCTATGAGCGGTGGCCTCATTATTGACATGGGCATTCACGATTTTGATGCGGTTCGCTGGCTGATGCAGTCAGATATAGCACGCGTCTATACGGAGGCGACATCGCTGGTTTATCCGGAGTTACAAACTGTAGGAGATGTGGATACGGCTGTTATCTCGCTTCGCTTTGCTAACGAAGCTGTCGGCAATGTTGAAGTCAGCCGGACGGCTATTTATGGATATGACATCCAATGCGAGATCGTTGGCACTGAAGGTACTTTGCATATTGGCTATTTACGAGAGACACCGCTGTTACTCATGAATAAAGCTGGTGTGCATCATGATGTGGTGCCGCACTTCCCGGAGCGCTTTGGTCCTGCTTACACAGCTCAAATTGAGCACTTCGTCGAGTGCCTCAGGCAGGGGAAGGCCCCCATCGTCACGCCGCAGGATGCACGTGCTGCGCTCCAGGCGAGCGTGGCCGCTACCATTTCCCAGCATGAGGGGCGCATCGTCTATGTGGACGATGTGAGATAA
- a CDS encoding LutC/YkgG family protein: MSSRDHIFSKLRSAQKPFTEVPPIEQWRHMVPQAAQMSPAELQVLFMQELDLLGCTVYCPPDDEDAIAHILEMLEGDEKVLSWEETYLPLGGLHDALAANGVTVAAYNDGNVRVGVTGVAAALAATGSLLLSSGEGRYRLTSLLPDLHIAVVDAAQIVADFETWIAQQKAAGLPAFHDASNTFLITGPSKTADIAQILIKGAHGPRKVHVVLMNSSVRTT; this comes from the coding sequence ATGAGCAGCCGTGACCACATCTTCAGCAAGCTCCGTTCCGCTCAGAAGCCGTTCACAGAGGTTCCGCCGATTGAACAGTGGCGGCATATGGTCCCGCAGGCTGCGCAGATGTCCCCGGCTGAGTTGCAGGTTCTGTTTATGCAGGAACTGGATTTGCTGGGTTGCACCGTGTATTGCCCGCCAGATGATGAAGATGCCATCGCGCATATCCTGGAAATGTTAGAAGGTGACGAGAAGGTCCTGAGCTGGGAAGAAACGTATCTTCCCCTGGGTGGTTTGCATGATGCGCTGGCGGCAAACGGCGTCACGGTCGCTGCATATAATGATGGGAATGTGCGGGTTGGTGTGACGGGGGTGGCGGCAGCATTAGCTGCGACAGGTAGTTTGTTGTTGTCATCGGGTGAAGGGCGCTATCGTCTGACATCGCTGCTGCCAGATTTACACATTGCGGTTGTTGATGCGGCGCAAATCGTCGCAGATTTTGAGACGTGGATTGCTCAGCAAAAAGCGGCAGGTCTGCCCGCGTTCCATGATGCCAGCAATACCTTCCTCATTACCGGGCCAAGTAAGACAGCCGACATCGCGCAGATTTTGATTAAGGGGGCACATGGCCCCCGTAAAGTGCATGTCGTCCTGATGAATAGCAGCGTTCGTACGACTTAA
- the iolB gene encoding 5-deoxy-glucuronate isomerase: protein MNYTSNNMIVKSQDNGGSGIFASVDAASAGWDYLNMAALRLNKGETYSTNVGEHEHVTVILGGRCHIRTSTGEYLDLGRRPNVFSGMPWALYLPRNVDFEIEALTDNLEVASCWVPTDEDHPAQLVTPDMSQVEIRGGANATRQINGILPPGFDCHRLVCVEVYTPSGNWSSYPPHKHDVHTEAEDGTVLEADLEEIYFYKIDNPNGYAYQRVYNDDRSIDGLMMAENHDAVLVPEGYHPVVSAHGYTTYYLNFLAGSAQSLANSDDPAYSWVKGTWTYQDPRLPIVHHGMEPR, encoded by the coding sequence ATGAATTATACGTCGAATAATATGATCGTAAAATCTCAGGATAACGGCGGCTCAGGCATCTTTGCGAGCGTTGATGCGGCAAGTGCGGGCTGGGATTACCTGAATATGGCCGCATTACGGCTCAATAAAGGCGAAACATACAGTACCAACGTCGGCGAACACGAGCACGTCACCGTTATTTTAGGCGGTCGCTGCCATATTCGTACAAGCACGGGAGAATATCTCGATCTGGGTAGGCGGCCTAACGTCTTCAGCGGGATGCCCTGGGCGCTCTATTTACCGCGCAATGTCGATTTTGAGATTGAAGCACTCACCGATAACCTCGAAGTGGCCTCTTGCTGGGTCCCCACCGACGAAGATCATCCGGCTCAACTCGTCACACCTGATATGAGCCAGGTTGAAATACGCGGCGGAGCCAACGCCACACGCCAGATTAATGGCATCCTGCCCCCTGGTTTCGATTGCCATCGGCTCGTCTGTGTGGAGGTATACACGCCCTCCGGCAACTGGTCCAGCTACCCACCACATAAACACGATGTCCATACAGAAGCCGAAGATGGCACCGTGTTAGAAGCTGATCTGGAAGAAATCTACTTTTATAAAATAGATAATCCCAATGGTTATGCTTATCAACGCGTTTACAATGACGACCGCAGCATTGATGGCCTCATGATGGCAGAAAATCATGATGCTGTGCTCGTGCCAGAAGGCTACCATCCCGTCGTCAGCGCGCATGGCTACACCACTTATTATCTCAACTTCCTGGCCGGGTCGGCACAGTCGCTCGCCAATAGTGACGACCCTGCCTATAGCTGGGTAAAAGGCACATGGACCTATCAGGACCCACGCCTGCCGATTGTGCATCACGGCATGGAGCCACGCTAA
- the iolC gene encoding 5-dehydro-2-deoxygluconokinase, protein MTKKYDLLCMGRSSIDLYSNNVGTPFVDIDSFAAYVGGSPTNISVGATRLGLDVALLTAVGEDPVGDFILNFLDKEGVATDYIPRKKEHRTSAVVLGIEPPDKFPLVYYRDNCADINITIDDVLAAPVTDCSVFQFAGTNLSKEPSRSATLYAAELAKRAGATVVFDGDFRPDQWHDVRAFGVSVRSALRLIDVVIGTEDEINAAVLTDAAQMKLTHSQVSDTKVAGDSRDAIQIMLEAGVKAVIEKIGPEGARVHQSGKPPIHVPGFPVEIYNILGAGDAFGGGFLYGLVNNWGWYKSARLGNACGAIVVTKHGCANFMPTMDEVLTFAESYGGLDE, encoded by the coding sequence ATGACGAAAAAATATGATTTACTCTGCATGGGGCGCAGCTCCATCGACCTTTATTCAAATAATGTAGGCACCCCTTTTGTCGATATTGATAGCTTCGCCGCTTATGTCGGCGGTTCACCAACCAATATCAGCGTTGGAGCAACCCGCCTCGGCCTGGATGTCGCCCTGCTGACCGCAGTTGGAGAAGACCCTGTTGGCGATTTCATTCTGAACTTCCTGGATAAAGAAGGCGTGGCAACAGATTATATCCCGCGCAAAAAAGAGCATCGCACAAGCGCTGTTGTCCTCGGCATCGAACCACCTGATAAATTCCCGCTGGTTTACTACCGCGATAACTGCGCCGACATCAATATCACCATTGATGATGTGCTGGCCGCACCAGTCACAGATTGCAGCGTCTTCCAATTCGCAGGAACAAATCTCAGCAAAGAGCCCAGCCGCAGCGCCACGCTTTATGCTGCCGAACTGGCTAAACGGGCTGGGGCAACAGTTGTCTTCGATGGCGATTTCCGGCCCGATCAATGGCACGATGTACGGGCATTTGGCGTCTCGGTACGCTCAGCCCTCCGGCTAATTGATGTCGTCATTGGCACAGAGGACGAAATTAATGCGGCTGTCCTGACCGATGCCGCCCAGATGAAGCTCACGCATAGCCAGGTTTCCGATACAAAAGTCGCTGGGGATTCTCGTGATGCTATTCAGATTATGCTGGAAGCAGGCGTGAAAGCAGTCATTGAAAAAATTGGGCCAGAAGGCGCACGCGTTCATCAATCTGGAAAGCCCCCCATACACGTTCCCGGCTTCCCAGTAGAAATTTACAACATCCTCGGTGCAGGTGATGCTTTCGGCGGCGGCTTTTTATACGGCCTCGTCAATAACTGGGGTTGGTATAAATCCGCCCGATTAGGCAATGCCTGCGGCGCTATCGTCGTGACAAAACACGGCTGCGCCAACTTCATGCCAACAATGGATGAAGTGCTGACCTTTGCTGAATCATACGGCGGCCTGGATGAATAA
- the iolG gene encoding inositol 2-dehydrogenase, whose product MTDKLRLGLVGTGRIGRLHVATLKQRVPQAELISVTDVNMQSAQECAEQYGIKQVAASLDDILADDTIDAVVICSSTDTHAPFITQAAKAGKHIFCEKPIAANLAAIDAALAAVEEADVKLMIGFNRRFDSNAARIKSAIDAGEIGIPHLMHIISRDPAPPPIEYIKVSGGIFFDMMIHDFDMARFLLGDVEEVYAAGGVMVDPAIGEAGDIDTACVTLKFKNGAIGTIDNSRQAVYGYDQRIEVFGSKGAAKAENVYPNAVTISTDQTVQQDKPLHFFIERYVASYQTELAAFVDSVLQGTPSPVSGQDGHAPVVLAMAALRSLKENRPISLSEMAV is encoded by the coding sequence ATGACCGACAAATTAAGATTAGGCCTGGTTGGGACCGGGCGTATCGGCAGGTTGCACGTCGCCACATTAAAACAGCGCGTACCCCAGGCCGAGCTCATCAGCGTGACGGATGTTAACATGCAATCCGCGCAAGAATGCGCCGAGCAGTACGGCATCAAGCAGGTAGCAGCCTCCCTAGACGACATCCTCGCAGATGACACAATCGACGCTGTGGTGATCTGCTCCAGCACCGACACGCACGCCCCTTTCATCACCCAGGCCGCTAAAGCCGGGAAGCATATCTTCTGTGAGAAGCCCATTGCTGCCAACCTGGCCGCCATTGACGCGGCCCTCGCTGCCGTCGAAGAAGCAGACGTCAAGCTTATGATCGGCTTCAACCGCCGCTTCGATAGCAATGCAGCCCGCATCAAAAGTGCCATTGACGCAGGCGAGATAGGCATACCTCACCTGATGCATATCATCAGCCGCGACCCTGCCCCGCCCCCAATCGAATATATCAAAGTCTCCGGCGGGATCTTCTTTGATATGATGATTCATGATTTCGACATGGCTCGGTTCTTATTGGGCGATGTGGAAGAAGTCTATGCGGCTGGCGGTGTGATGGTGGACCCTGCGATTGGCGAAGCCGGCGACATCGATACAGCCTGCGTGACGCTTAAGTTCAAAAATGGCGCTATCGGCACCATCGACAACAGCCGCCAGGCTGTTTATGGCTACGATCAGCGGATTGAAGTCTTCGGCAGCAAAGGCGCTGCCAAGGCAGAAAATGTCTATCCCAATGCGGTGACGATCAGCACAGATCAAACGGTCCAGCAGGATAAGCCGCTGCACTTCTTCATTGAGCGTTACGTGGCTTCTTATCAAACAGAATTGGCCGCCTTTGTGGATTCCGTGCTCCAGGGTACGCCATCGCCTGTCAGTGGGCAGGATGGACATGCCCCGGTTGTGCTGGCAATGGCTGCACTGCGCTCCTTGAAAGAAAACCGACCGATTTCCTTGAGCGAGATGGCCGTCTAG
- a CDS encoding tagatose 1,6-diphosphate aldolase — MTTMGKYRHLSRCSTADGHFVVLAIDHRDNLLASLNQSAPQPVTDEAFSAFKMDVLSGILPEASGLLIDPAYGIGLGISRGMIPATTGLLAPIEVTNYDIHPSQRHINFIEGWSVTKAKRAGVDGIKLLLPYHPEAETAQEKQAIVSEVAQQCAQQDIPFFLEPIAYSLDPDASLPNDELRQIVVEMARLFSDMGVDVLKMQFPVDAKQSQDEAEWHAACEELNTACKVPWALLSAGVDFETFKQQARIACQAGASGVIVGRALWAEAVKLQGQERAQFLATTAPQRMRELASVCAQYAHPWQTHTAPPPAAFDWFKSY; from the coding sequence ATGACCACAATGGGTAAATATCGGCATCTAAGCCGTTGCAGCACCGCTGATGGGCATTTTGTGGTCCTGGCTATTGATCACCGCGATAATCTGCTGGCATCGCTCAATCAATCTGCACCACAGCCTGTGACAGATGAGGCATTCTCAGCATTTAAGATGGATGTGCTCAGCGGCATTTTGCCAGAGGCATCGGGCCTGCTGATTGATCCAGCCTATGGCATTGGGCTTGGCATCAGCCGGGGCATGATACCTGCGACAACCGGCTTACTTGCCCCCATTGAAGTCACCAACTATGACATCCATCCAAGCCAGCGCCATATCAACTTCATCGAAGGATGGTCCGTCACAAAAGCGAAACGTGCTGGCGTCGATGGGATTAAACTGCTGCTGCCCTATCATCCAGAAGCCGAGACTGCACAGGAAAAACAAGCAATTGTCAGCGAGGTTGCTCAACAGTGTGCTCAGCAGGATATCCCCTTCTTCCTGGAGCCAATCGCCTATTCATTGGACCCGGATGCATCCCTGCCCAATGACGAACTACGCCAGATCGTCGTCGAAATGGCGCGTCTTTTCAGTGATATGGGTGTCGATGTGTTGAAGATGCAGTTCCCGGTGGATGCCAAACAAAGCCAGGATGAGGCTGAATGGCACGCTGCCTGCGAAGAATTGAACACAGCCTGCAAAGTACCATGGGCACTGCTCAGTGCGGGAGTCGATTTTGAGACGTTCAAGCAGCAAGCACGCATTGCTTGCCAGGCAGGGGCCAGTGGGGTTATCGTCGGGCGCGCCCTCTGGGCAGAAGCCGTCAAGCTCCAGGGGCAGGAACGCGCCCAATTTTTAGCAACGACAGCACCACAACGTATGCGAGAACTAGCATCAGTCTGTGCACAATATGCACATCCTTGGCAGACACACACGGCACCACCACCAGCAGCATTCGACTGGTTTAAGTCGTACTAG
- the iolD gene encoding 3D-(3,5/4)-trihydroxycyclohexane-1,2-dione acylhydrolase (decyclizing) encodes MSQTIRLTMAQALIHYLSQQYVARDGKENAFFAGVWGIFGHGNVAGIGQALQQYASEIRYYQSRNEQAQVHAAAAYAKHKNRLQTFACTSSIGPGATNMITGAALATVNRLPVLLLPGDIFAERIPAPVLQQIESEHSQDFSANDCFKPISRYWDRINRPEQLVASLPEAMRVLTSPADTGAVTLALPQDVQAEAFDYPTSLFEKRIWTIPRNRPDADLLMKAAEWIRSSKQPIIVAGGGVHYSEANEALRRFVEQTGIPIGETQAGKGALNYDHPLNLGALGVTGTEGANLLAQEADLIIGIGTRYSDFTSASKTAFRNPDVRFININVAEFDAYKHHALPLVGDVRATLAELSQDLGDYHTTSNYQQRAKAYNREWDAEVSRIYNLEHEPMLSQGEVIGMVNSYSQPQDVVLCAAGSLPGDLHKLWRTRSPRGYHLEYGYSCMGYEIAGGMGVAMAAPESDVYVMVGDGSYLMMNSEIVTMVQEGIKATIILIDNHGFASIGGLSKSVGSDGFGTKYRYRTESDHLDGETLPVDFAKNCESLGAHVIHAHDRESLMQALQEAKTIVNRPVCIITETDRRQRVGGYESWWDVPVAEVSENPEVRDARKDYESSKSQERFF; translated from the coding sequence ATGAGCCAGACAATCCGCCTGACAATGGCACAGGCCTTAATCCATTATCTATCGCAGCAGTACGTGGCCCGCGATGGCAAAGAGAACGCGTTTTTCGCCGGGGTATGGGGCATCTTCGGCCATGGGAACGTAGCAGGCATCGGCCAGGCGCTCCAACAATACGCTTCTGAAATCCGCTACTATCAGAGCCGCAATGAACAGGCACAGGTCCATGCTGCCGCAGCCTATGCCAAGCATAAGAACCGCCTGCAAACCTTCGCTTGCACGTCTTCCATCGGGCCCGGTGCCACCAATATGATTACAGGCGCGGCCCTCGCCACAGTAAACCGTCTGCCTGTCCTACTGCTGCCAGGAGACATCTTCGCTGAGCGCATCCCGGCCCCGGTGCTACAACAAATCGAATCAGAACATTCACAGGATTTCAGCGCGAATGATTGCTTTAAGCCTATCTCGCGCTACTGGGATCGCATTAATCGCCCTGAACAGCTTGTTGCCTCTCTGCCAGAAGCGATGCGTGTACTTACGTCACCGGCAGATACAGGGGCCGTCACGCTGGCGCTGCCGCAAGACGTTCAGGCAGAAGCATTCGACTACCCCACAAGCCTATTCGAAAAGCGCATCTGGACCATTCCACGCAATCGCCCAGATGCAGATCTATTGATGAAAGCCGCTGAATGGATTCGCAGCAGCAAACAGCCCATTATCGTGGCAGGTGGTGGCGTCCACTACAGCGAGGCGAACGAAGCCCTGCGCCGCTTTGTGGAGCAAACAGGGATCCCGATTGGTGAAACGCAAGCTGGCAAGGGTGCTCTCAATTACGATCATCCCCTGAACCTGGGAGCGCTCGGTGTGACAGGCACAGAAGGGGCCAATCTGCTAGCGCAAGAAGCCGATCTCATTATCGGCATTGGTACACGCTACAGTGACTTCACCAGTGCGAGCAAAACCGCCTTCCGCAACCCAGACGTCCGCTTCATCAATATCAACGTCGCAGAATTCGACGCTTACAAGCACCACGCCCTGCCCCTGGTTGGCGATGTCCGCGCCACGCTGGCGGAACTCTCGCAAGACCTGGGCGACTATCATACAACCAGCAATTATCAACAGCGCGCCAAAGCTTACAACAGAGAATGGGATGCAGAAGTCAGCCGCATCTACAATCTGGAGCATGAACCCATGCTCAGCCAGGGCGAAGTCATCGGCATGGTCAACAGCTACAGTCAACCCCAGGATGTCGTCCTATGTGCGGCTGGTAGCCTGCCAGGGGATCTGCATAAATTATGGCGGACGCGCAGCCCGCGCGGCTATCACCTGGAATACGGTTATTCCTGCATGGGCTATGAAATCGCCGGGGGAATGGGGGTCGCTATGGCCGCGCCGGAAAGTGATGTCTACGTCATGGTTGGCGATGGCAGCTATTTGATGATGAACAGCGAGATTGTCACTATGGTGCAGGAAGGCATCAAGGCCACCATCATCCTGATCGACAACCATGGTTTTGCCAGCATTGGCGGCCTCTCCAAGAGCGTGGGCAGTGATGGGTTCGGCACCAAATATCGTTATCGTACCGAGAGCGACCACCTTGATGGGGAAACGCTGCCCGTTGATTTCGCCAAGAACTGCGAAAGCCTGGGGGCACACGTCATCCATGCCCACGACCGCGAAAGCCTCATGCAGGCACTCCAGGAAGCTAAAACAATTGTGAATAGACCGGTGTGCATCATCACGGAAACAGACCGCCGCCAACGTGTCGGGGGTTATGAATCCTGGTGGGATGTTCCTGTGGCGGAAGTCTCGGAAAATCCAGAGGTGCGAGACGCCCGCAAAGACTATGAATCATCAAAATCCCAAGAACGCTTTTTTTAA
- the xylB gene encoding xylulokinase, whose amino-acid sequence MDQFIGIDIGTSSAKVTLVDVTTGVIKATTHADYPVYHPEPGHAEQNPDDWWHAVIDCLRQLQQSYSLKEVAGIGLTGQMHGTVFLGADKKPAYPAIIWADQRSAPILPHIQDVIGIEPYVRIAGTRPVAGFMVSTLAWLAQNQPQILENSAYVLLPKDYIRLKLTGTIGTDITDASATGLFDVLHETWSQEVISKLGLPGDKLASVSASGQVIGRITPLAAEACGLAAGIPVIAGCADQPAQAVANGIVSTQNVSLTIGSGGQIFVPTILSNRPVPDARLHFFNHAVPGFAYALGAILSAGLSLHWLRDLFGLGDYATLAAAAETTPPGAEGLIFLPYLYGERTPYMDAQARGAFIGLTHRHSQAHMARAVIEGVCFALRQTLEIALKQRQDAKPPTLIGSGGALSQPIWQTILTDILGQPLQVSQIQEQTSTGAALLASIGTGTFADFDQATAAMSRPSQPIEPNFAHYERYQTRYEQFSNLYSTLKDDFHKLD is encoded by the coding sequence ATGGACCAATTTATAGGGATTGATATCGGGACTTCCAGTGCGAAGGTGACATTGGTAGATGTAACCACGGGTGTGATAAAAGCGACAACCCATGCAGACTACCCTGTTTATCATCCAGAACCAGGCCATGCAGAACAAAATCCAGATGATTGGTGGCATGCAGTGATCGATTGCCTGCGTCAACTACAACAAAGTTATTCTCTTAAAGAGGTGGCAGGCATAGGCCTAACAGGCCAGATGCATGGAACTGTTTTCCTGGGCGCTGATAAAAAGCCTGCTTATCCAGCCATTATCTGGGCAGATCAGCGTAGTGCACCCATATTACCTCATATTCAGGATGTCATCGGAATAGAGCCATATGTGCGCATAGCTGGCACGCGTCCTGTAGCAGGATTTATGGTCAGCACGCTGGCCTGGCTGGCACAAAATCAGCCTCAGATACTTGAAAACAGCGCTTACGTTCTGCTGCCTAAAGATTATATTCGCCTCAAGCTCACAGGTACAATCGGCACAGATATTACAGATGCCTCAGCAACAGGTTTATTCGATGTCTTGCATGAGACGTGGTCCCAAGAAGTCATTAGCAAACTAGGGCTACCAGGTGACAAACTCGCGTCCGTTTCGGCATCAGGCCAGGTCATAGGGCGAATAACGCCCCTTGCTGCTGAGGCGTGTGGACTCGCGGCAGGTATTCCTGTCATCGCTGGCTGTGCAGATCAACCTGCCCAAGCTGTGGCAAATGGCATTGTCAGCACACAAAATGTGTCATTGACTATAGGAAGTGGTGGTCAAATATTCGTCCCAACCATACTCAGCAACCGCCCTGTACCAGATGCAAGGCTGCATTTTTTTAACCATGCTGTACCTGGGTTTGCTTATGCACTTGGCGCAATCTTATCCGCTGGATTATCTCTGCATTGGCTGCGGGACCTCTTTGGCCTGGGAGATTACGCCACCTTAGCAGCTGCCGCAGAAACGACCCCACCCGGTGCGGAAGGGCTTATCTTCCTGCCCTATCTTTATGGTGAACGAACCCCTTATATGGATGCACAGGCACGCGGAGCTTTTATCGGACTGACACATCGTCATTCCCAGGCGCACATGGCTCGCGCTGTGATAGAAGGCGTTTGCTTTGCCCTGCGCCAAACGTTGGAAATTGCCCTGAAGCAAAGACAGGATGCAAAACCACCCACGCTAATCGGTTCTGGGGGCGCGTTGTCGCAACCGATCTGGCAAACAATTCTGACCGATATTCTAGGACAACCCTTACAAGTCTCTCAAATTCAAGAGCAGACAAGCACAGGGGCAGCTTTACTCGCCAGCATTGGCACAGGCACATTTGCCGATTTTGACCAGGCAACAGCAGCAATGAGCCGACCCAGCCAGCCCATTGAACCCAACTTCGCCCACTATGAACGCTATCAAACTCGCTATGAGCAATTCAGCAATTTATACTCAACCCTGAAAGACGACTTTCATAAGCTGGATTAA
- a CDS encoding IclR family transcriptional regulator: protein MSEVQSLARGLKILNQFIDSDHSLGITELANELHIDKSTVSRLVKTFVNYGYLQPEVGSRRFVPGHRLEEFSWSLQNQTPLRAKAKRYLNWLVEQTDECAHTAVYSQGGTLVIDDVEGKGALRVVGNTGRVIPLHCTAVGKGLIAFGNYPLPTKLNPYTERTITRPHDLKQHLETIRQQGYALDDEEHEPGVRCIAAPVYNYAGIAIATIGISGPTVRITPIRVKAVADLVMRAASGLSQELGFAPGKKRPSDLNGNNHHDEKI, encoded by the coding sequence ATGAGTGAAGTTCAATCCCTGGCCCGCGGCCTTAAGATATTGAATCAATTCATTGATTCAGATCACAGCCTGGGTATTACAGAATTAGCAAATGAACTCCATATTGATAAAAGCACCGTCTCCCGCCTTGTGAAGACTTTTGTTAACTATGGCTATTTGCAGCCAGAAGTCGGCTCACGCCGATTCGTCCCAGGCCATCGTCTGGAAGAATTCAGTTGGTCCCTGCAAAACCAAACGCCCCTACGTGCGAAAGCAAAGCGCTACCTGAATTGGCTGGTTGAACAAACCGATGAATGCGCTCATACAGCCGTTTACAGTCAGGGCGGCACACTCGTCATTGACGATGTGGAAGGTAAAGGCGCACTGCGTGTTGTAGGCAACACAGGCCGGGTCATTCCTCTACACTGCACCGCTGTGGGCAAGGGCCTGATCGCTTTCGGCAACTATCCGTTACCAACCAAACTAAATCCATATACAGAGCGCACAATCACCCGTCCGCATGATCTCAAACAACACCTTGAGACTATCCGGCAACAAGGCTATGCGCTCGATGATGAAGAGCATGAACCAGGGGTACGCTGTATTGCGGCCCCCGTCTATAACTATGCTGGCATTGCCATTGCGACCATTGGCATCTCCGGCCCCACAGTGCGCATTACGCCCATACGAGTTAAAGCGGTTGCTGATCTTGTTATGCGTGCAGCAAGCGGCTTATCACAAGAACTGGGATTCGCCCCCGGTAAAAAACGGCCTTCAGATTTAAACGGAAATAATCATCATGACGAAAAAATATGA